The genomic segment TGCCGGCTTCTGCGCCGCCAAGGCCATGTCCACCAATTTCAATGACACGCCCGAAAAGGCTTCGCGTCCGTATGACAAGGACCGCGACGGCTTCGTCATGGGCGAAGGTGCTGCTGTCGTCGTGCTCGAAGAGTATGAGCACGCCAAGGCACGCGGCGCGCAGATTTATGCAGAAGTCGTAGGCTATGGCCTGACCGGCGACGCTTACCACATCACGGCCCCTGCCGAAGGGGCTGAGGGTGGCTACCGCGCCATGAAAATGGCGCTCAAGAATTCGGGCATCGATCCGACCGAGATCGACTATGTCAACGCACACGGTACCTCGACCCCGAAAGGCGATGAAGGCGAAGCAGGCGCTGTCGAGCGTGCCTTCGGCGACCATGCCAGCAACATGTCCATGTCGTCGACGAAATCGGCTGTAGGCCACCTGCTGGGCGCCGCCGGGGCAATCGAAAGCGCATTCTGCGCGCTGGCGATCCGTGACCAGGTCATGCCGCCGACGCTGAACCTCGACAATCCGAGCTTCGAGACCAAGCTGGATCTGATCCCGCACAAGGCCAAGAAGGGCCGCGTGCGTGCCGCCATGTCGAACAGCTTCGGCTTCGGCGGAACCAACGCCAGCCTCATCCTGCGCGAGGTGAAGTAAGTCCCTTTCCGGAGTCCTGCACCCCGCTTAGGCTGCGGTGCAGGAAACCCGCTGATCGAGGCTACGCATGAAATTTCTGAAGGGCCTGCTGTCGCTCATCGTCCTTGTCCTCGTCATTGGTGGGGCCGCTGCCGGTGCTGGTTGGGTCTGGATGCAGGACGCGCTGAACCGGGATGGCCCGCTGGCCGAAGATGTTGTTTTCCATGTGGAACCCGGTGAGGGCCTCGCTGGCGTTGCCGTCCGCCTGGAGCAGGAAGGCATCATTCGCAGCGCCGAGCTGATCCGTCTGAAAGCAAAGCTGGAAAACACGGAAA from the uncultured Hyphomonas sp. genome contains:
- the fabF gene encoding beta-ketoacyl-ACP synthase II — translated: MSDRRVVITGIGIVSPLAATREATWERLIAGKSGAGRIDTFDPEDMPCKIAFQVPWVTGRGGGEGDPEAFDSEKFVSKKEMRRIDEFILYALAAAEEAVEDANWRPEDEEEKERTGVLIGSGIGGLESIYETAVTLHEHGPRKVSPFFIPSALINLASGQVSIKYGFKGPNHSVVTACATGAHAIGDSSRLIKYGDADVMVAGGAEAVIGRIGIAGFCAAKAMSTNFNDTPEKASRPYDKDRDGFVMGEGAAVVVLEEYEHAKARGAQIYAEVVGYGLTGDAYHITAPAEGAEGGYRAMKMALKNSGIDPTEIDYVNAHGTSTPKGDEGEAGAVERAFGDHASNMSMSSTKSAVGHLLGAAGAIESAFCALAIRDQVMPPTLNLDNPSFETKLDLIPHKAKKGRVRAAMSNSFGFGGTNASLILREVK